In the genome of Mixta calida, the window CCGTTCTGGGACTCGACGATGATGGTGCTCTCTATCGTGGCGATGATTCTGATGACGCGCAAATATGTGGAGAACTGGCTGCTGTGGGTGGTGATTGACGTTATCAGCGTCTGGATTTTCGCCCGCCAGGGCGTTTACGCCATGTCGCTGGAGTATCTGATCCTGACGCTGATTGCGCTGAACGGCAGCTGGCTGTGGATTAAAAGCGCGCGCCAGTACCGGCCGCGCGCTAACGCTTAATGATGGTGATGAGGATGGGCGTGCTGAGGCGCGCCCAGCGTCAGTCCGCAGTCTTCCCCTTCGCAGCGCTGATATTCCATCTGCACCGTCGCGTGATCGATCTGATAGCGCTCATGCAGGTAGTGATGGATGCGCTGCAGCAGGGCGTCGTGATCGTAGGGCGGCACGACATGCACATGCAGCGTCACGATCGGCTTCTCGCCCACCTGCCACAAATGCACATGATGCACATTGCGCACCTCTGGAATATTCAGCGTCAAATCCCGCTTCAGCTTGTCGGCGTCAATGGCGACCGGCGCGCCTTCCAGCAGCTCGTGCAGGCTTTCTTTCATTAGCGACCAGGCGCTGCGCAGCACCAGCGCCGACACCAGAATCGACAGCAGCGGATCGATGGGCGTCCAGCCGGTGTACATAATAATCAGCGCTGCGGCGATAGCGCCGACGGAGCCAAGCAGATCGCCCAGCACATGCAGCGCCGCGGCGCGCACGTTCATGTTGCTTTCGCCGCTGCCGCGATGCAGCAGCCAGAACGAAAGCACATTCGCCAGCAGCCCGGCAACGGCGATAGCCAGCATGATGCCGCTGGCGACCGGTTGCGGGTGATAAAAGCGCTGCACCGCTTCCCAGACGATCAGCACGGTGATCACCAGCAGGGCGATGGCGTTGACGAACGCCGCCAGCGTCGTCAGGCGCAGCCAGCCGAAAGTGTGGCTGGCGTTAGGCTTGCGTTGGGCGAACCGCACCGCCAGCAGCGCCATCAGCAGCGCCGCCGTATCGGTCAGCATATGACCGGCGTCGGCCAGCAGCGCCAGCGAGCCGGAAAACAGGCCGCCCGCCACCTCCGCCAGCATAAACAGGGCGGTGACGATAAAAGCGGCGCGCAACCGGGCGTGGTTGCCGTCATGTTCGTTGTGCGAATGTTGATGCGTCATAGTCATCCAGTCTGGCCAGTAAACTTCGGGTTAATAATAACAGTAAATTACCTGTTTCCGCGCAGTCATCTTGCGTTAGCGCCTGTTCGCCCAGCCGCTGGCAAAGCTGTTCGCCTTCGCTGATGCCCAGCAGCAGCCAGCTCCCTTTCATTCGGTGCGCGCGCTTCGCCAGCGCTTGCCACTGACGCTGCGCGAGCGCCAGCGCGATGGCGTCGCTGTCCTCCTGCAATGTCTGGCGCAGCGTGGCGATAACCGCAGGCAGAAACGCGCGGTCCTGACTGGCCAGCTGCCAGATCTGTCCCTCCAGTCCGGCCAGCGCATCCGGTAACGGCTGATTGCTCAGCGAGGCGCGCAGCGCGCTCAGGCCGATCGGTTTGAGCAACACTTCATCCGCGTCGCGCCAGGCCTGCGTATGGTGCGGCAGCTGTGCGTCGGCGCTGCAATAGATCAGCCGCGTGCGGCGCGCGGCGCGGCGTTCGCGGCGGCGCAGAATGCGCGCCACCGTCGGGCCATCCGGGCGCGGCATATTATAGTCAATCAGGATAATATCGAAGCGCGTCGCGGCCGCCGCCCGCAGCAGCGCGCGACCGTCGGCAAAGACCTGCGCCTCAACGCCGAGCCAGTTCAACTGCTGTTCCATCACCAGCAGGTTGGTGGGATGATCGTCGACCACCGCCACACGAAGCGGCGGCAGCGGGTGCGTTTCTTCCTGCACCGCGTCGGGACAGGGAAGGTGGGATGCCAGCATTAACGGCAGCGTCAGGGTGACGCGCGTACCTTCACCGGCAACGGAATGCAGCTGAATCTCGCCGCCCATGCGCAGCGCGATTTCCCGACAGATAGAGAGGCCCAGGCCGCTGCCCTGCACCGAACGGGCGCGGCCCGAAGGCGTCTGGTACCAGGGTTCGAACAGCCGGGCCTGTTCGTCGGGCGGAATGCCGCTGCCGCTGTCGGTAACGCAGAGCGTTAATTGCCCGTCGCGGGCGGCCAGCGTCAGGGCAATTTCTCCCTCGGCGGTGAACTTCACCGCATTGCTGATCAGGTTGGTGGCAATCTGCTGCAGGCGACCGCCGTCAAGCAGCACGCGCCGCGGCAGAGGCGTCAGCGCCGTTACGCTAAAGCGCGGGCCGCCTGGACGCATCAGCGGCGCCCAGAAGTTTTCCAGATCGCGCAGCCACTGCGTCAGTTCGAGCGGCGCAGGCTGCAGGCTAAAGGTATGACTTTCAATGCGCGAATGATCCTGCAGATCGTTCAATAGCGTCATCAGCGTGGTGGCGCTGCTGTGGATCAGCGCCAGATTTCCGGCACGCGGCTGACGCGCCAGTTCCATCTCCAGCAGTCCCAGAATCGCCTGCATCGGCGTGCGCAGCTCATGGCTAACGCTGGCGAGAAACTGGCTCTTCATCTGATTGGCGCGCTGCGCCGCTTCGCGTTCCTGTTCCAGACGCTGCCGCTGCCGGGACGCCAGCCGCTCCTGCCGCCAGCGGCGGATTAACAGCGCCAGCAGAATGACAATCGCCGCCAGCGCGACGGCCCCCAGCGACAGCAGCAGCGGCGTCGAAATAGCGCGATCCACGCCGCCGGGCTGATTTTCATTGCTCCAGGCGTCGCGCATACGCTGCTGGGTATCAGGCGGGATCTGCTGAAGACCTTTATCAAGAATGGCGCGCAACAGCGGCTGCTGCGCGCTAACGCCGATGGCGACGGGCCAGGCGGTATCGCTGGCGGCGAAGGCGAAATGGATCGACTCGCTGTAGCGGCTCTGAATTAGCCAGCGCGCCGACAGCACGTTATCCACCACCGCATCAAGCCGTCCATTGGCCAGCGCGTTATAGAGCGACTGGGCATCGTCGAAGGGCTGTACCGTCAGGTCGCGCGGGATCAGCTGCTGGGCCAGATCGCCGCGCCGCACGCCGATGCGCATGCCCTGCAAATCCTGCCAGCGGGTAATGCCGGTTGAAGCGCCGCGCATATATACGCCCCACAGCGCGCGCCACACCGGCAGCGTGCTGCTCTCGCCATCGCTGCCGCCGGTCAGCGGCTGCACCAGCTCAATCAGCGCCTGGCCGTCCGCCACCCGATCGCGTGCCTGCTGCGGGTTATTCACCCACAACGGTTTAAAGCGCAGTCCGGTGCTTTGTCCGATGGCGTTCAGCAGATCGACGCTGTAGCCGCGCGCCTCGCCGCTGTCGCTGCGGTAGCTCCAGGGGTAGTTGTCCGCCAGCGCGCTGTAGACAATGTGCGGATGCCGCCGCAGCCAGGCTTTTTCCATTGCCGTCAGGTGCAGCGTATTGGTGTCCAGATAGCGCGGCAGCTGCGCGCTCCAGCGGCTCTGAATGCCATTGACGATCTCGACCGGCAGCTGGCGAATAGCCTGATTCAGCGCATCGCGCAGCGCAGCCTGCGAGGTAACGGCATACAGACTCAGTTCGCCCGGATCGATCGGCGAGGCGATTTGATAGATTTGTCCCTGTTGCAGCTGGCTGAGAAGAAAGCCGGCGCTGGTTTCATCCGCCACCACATAGTCGTTCTGCTGATTCAGCAGAGTATAGAGCGCCTGCAGGTCGCTGCTGTAGGTTTCCCAGCGATGACGCCGCACGAA includes:
- a CDS encoding ATP-binding protein codes for the protein MESATIARLFLLLTLLFSAAAAAAEWRPVSSMPLPQELMMPSGETLPWQGKTLRVGVLQTRSAPWNMFVGNDLYGINADYLVALGNLTGARFTLSSYPDSAALLNALRKGETDLAFGLPQQPLPAGLYATRAWYSTPLRVYRSRQNRRPVMFNSQDARIAVSVGTLQQITPDFVRRHRWETYSSDLQALYTLLNQQNDYVVADETSAGFLLSQLQQGQIYQIASPIDPGELSLYAVTSQAALRDALNQAIRQLPVEIVNGIQSRWSAQLPRYLDTNTLHLTAMEKAWLRRHPHIVYSALADNYPWSYRSDSGEARGYSVDLLNAIGQSTGLRFKPLWVNNPQQARDRVADGQALIELVQPLTGGSDGESSTLPVWRALWGVYMRGASTGITRWQDLQGMRIGVRRGDLAQQLIPRDLTVQPFDDAQSLYNALANGRLDAVVDNVLSARWLIQSRYSESIHFAFAASDTAWPVAIGVSAQQPLLRAILDKGLQQIPPDTQQRMRDAWSNENQPGGVDRAISTPLLLSLGAVALAAIVILLALLIRRWRQERLASRQRQRLEQEREAAQRANQMKSQFLASVSHELRTPMQAILGLLEMELARQPRAGNLALIHSSATTLMTLLNDLQDHSRIESHTFSLQPAPLELTQWLRDLENFWAPLMRPGGPRFSVTALTPLPRRVLLDGGRLQQIATNLISNAVKFTAEGEIALTLAARDGQLTLCVTDSGSGIPPDEQARLFEPWYQTPSGRARSVQGSGLGLSICREIALRMGGEIQLHSVAGEGTRVTLTLPLMLASHLPCPDAVQEETHPLPPLRVAVVDDHPTNLLVMEQQLNWLGVEAQVFADGRALLRAAAATRFDIILIDYNMPRPDGPTVARILRRRERRAARRTRLIYCSADAQLPHHTQAWRDADEVLLKPIGLSALRASLSNQPLPDALAGLEGQIWQLASQDRAFLPAVIATLRQTLQEDSDAIALALAQRQWQALAKRAHRMKGSWLLLGISEGEQLCQRLGEQALTQDDCAETGNLLLLLTRSLLARLDDYDASTFAQRT
- the zitB gene encoding CDF family zinc transporter ZitB, with product MTHQHSHNEHDGNHARLRAAFIVTALFMLAEVAGGLFSGSLALLADAGHMLTDTAALLMALLAVRFAQRKPNASHTFGWLRLTTLAAFVNAIALLVITVLIVWEAVQRFYHPQPVASGIMLAIAVAGLLANVLSFWLLHRGSGESNMNVRAAALHVLGDLLGSVGAIAAALIIMYTGWTPIDPLLSILVSALVLRSAWSLMKESLHELLEGAPVAIDADKLKRDLTLNIPEVRNVHHVHLWQVGEKPIVTLHVHVVPPYDHDALLQRIHHYLHERYQIDHATVQMEYQRCEGEDCGLTLGAPQHAHPHHHH